Proteins encoded in a region of the Megalops cyprinoides isolate fMegCyp1 chromosome 3, fMegCyp1.pri, whole genome shotgun sequence genome:
- the LOC118775671 gene encoding mitochondrial ornithine transporter 1-like, with translation MYLTACSGDAAARSVCAADRMAPEGTLHPVIDAFINLTAGAAGGVACVVSGQPFDTVKTKLQTFPGLYRGFLDCFLKTQRQDGLWGLYQGTVPALLANVAENAVLFACYGSCQQLTARVCGLESVSDLSDLQNAAAGSLASVFSSLVLCPTELVKCRMQALHEMRAAGKTSLSCRVSTWSIVKGILQREGPSGLFQGMSSTWLREVPGYFFFFGGYEISRSLFTQPGSSKDDLEALPLVVSGGIGGAFFWLAVYPIDSVKSRIQVLSMAGKQAGFFLTLISILRSEGCLALYCGLTPTVLRAFPSNGALFLAYELTRKALTSQALGS, from the exons ATGTACCTGACTGCGTGTTCAGGTGACGCTGCCGCCCGGTCCGTGTGCGCGGCTGACCGCATGGCTCCGGAGGGGACGCTGCATCCTGTCATCGACGCGTTCATCAACCTCACGGCGGGGGCCGCAG GCGGGGTAGCCTGTGTGGTGAGCGGACAGCCGTTTGACACAGTGAAGACGAAGCTGCAGACGTTTCCCGGCCTGTACCGTGGCTTCCTGGACTGCTTCCTGAAGACGCAGCGGCAGGACGGGCTGTGGGGGCTGTATCAGGGCACTGTGCCCGCCCTCCTGGCCAACGTGGCAGAGAACGCCGTGCTCTTCGCCTGCTACGGAAGCTGCCAGCAGCTCACCGCCAGGGTCTGCGGGTTAGAGAGCGTCTCCGATCTCAG tgatCTGCAGAACGCAGCTGCAGGCTCCTTGGCCTCAGTCTTCTCCTCGCTGGTGCTGTGTCCCACAGAGCTGGTGAAGTGCCGCATGCAGGCCCTGCATGAGATGAGGGCCGCAGGCAAAACCTCTCTGTCCTGCCGAGT cTCCACCTGGTCCATCGTTAAAGGCattctgcagagggaggggccgAGCGGCCTATTCCAGGGCATGAGCAGCACCTGGCTCAGGGAGGTGCCCGGGTACTTCTTCTTCTTTGGGGGGTATGAGATCAGCAGGAGCCTCTTCACCCAGCCGGGAAGCTCCAAGGATGATCTGG AGGCACTCCCACTGGTGGTGAGTGGAGGAATCGGAGGCGCTTTCTTTTGGCTGGCTGTGTACCCCATCGACTCGGTGAAGTCTCGCATCCAGGTGCTGTCCATGGCTGGCAAACAGGCCGGCTTCTTCCTGACCCTGATTAGCATCCTACGCTCAGAGG GTTGTCTTGCCCTGTACTGTGGTCTCACTCCCACTGTCCTGCGCGCCTTCCCCTCCAACGGTGCTCTCTTCCTGGCATACGAGCTCACCCGCAAGGCTCTGACCAGCCAGGCCCTGGGCAGCTGA